Proteins co-encoded in one Spiroplasma gladiatoris genomic window:
- a CDS encoding aspartate carbamoyltransferase catalytic subunit: MKHLLQIGDLNEEQILNLIKTALELKATKNIIGVKQKTIVANLFFEDSTRTHKSFEIAQKKLNMDVINFNSQTSSINKGETLYDTVLTFSCLEVDCLVIRHQQKKYYEKLIESKNINCSIINGGDGEGEHPTQSLLDLMTIYENFKNFKNLKIAILGDLKYSRVAHSNMKILKSLGAKIYFFGPKKWYKSEYQIYGEYKNIDEIISQIDVLMLLRIQNERQSQEDKIEIDYLNKYGLNQKRYQQLNDKAIIMHPCPVNRDVEIESCLVESQKSKILDQMNNGLYMRMAILKEILKEKF, encoded by the coding sequence ATGAAACATTTATTGCAAATTGGTGATTTAAATGAAGAACAAATCTTGAACTTAATTAAAACCGCTTTAGAATTAAAAGCTACAAAAAATATAATTGGAGTTAAACAAAAAACAATTGTTGCAAATTTATTTTTTGAAGATAGTACAAGAACTCATAAAAGTTTTGAAATAGCTCAAAAAAAATTAAATATGGATGTTATAAATTTTAATTCACAAACTAGTTCAATTAATAAAGGAGAAACTTTATATGATACGGTTTTAACTTTTAGTTGTTTAGAAGTTGATTGTTTAGTAATTAGACATCAACAAAAAAAATATTATGAAAAATTAATTGAAAGTAAAAATATTAATTGTTCAATTATTAATGGAGGAGATGGAGAAGGAGAACATCCAACTCAATCTTTGTTAGACTTAATGACAATTTATGAAAATTTTAAAAATTTTAAAAACTTAAAAATTGCAATCTTAGGAGATTTAAAATATTCTAGAGTAGCACATTCAAATATGAAAATATTAAAATCACTGGGTGCAAAAATATACTTTTTTGGTCCAAAAAAATGATATAAAAGTGAGTATCAAATTTATGGAGAGTATAAAAATATTGATGAAATTATTTCACAAATTGATGTCTTAATGTTATTAAGAATTCAAAACGAAAGACAATCACAAGAAGATAAAATTGAAATTGATTATTTAAATAAATATGGATTAAATCAAAAAAGATATCAACAACTAAATGATAAAGCAATTATTATGCATCCTTGTCCTGTTAATCGAGATGTTGAAATTGAATCATGTTTAGTAGAATCTCAAAAATCAAAAATTTTAGATCAAATGAATAATGGTTTATATATGCGTATGGCGATTTTAAAAGAAATCTTAAAGGAAAAATTTTAA
- a CDS encoding dihydroorotase — protein MSLLIKNAKFFENDNLVVKDILIKNKKIIKIENNIKHDNSFEMYDAKNNFVTPGLIDVHVHTREPGYDYKEDLISVTNSALKGGVTTFCAMANLNPVPDNVQSYENIKKLIKEKSFLNIKQMCAVTKNLNTNELVDFEKLSLAGAKYFSNDGYGIQNKKTMKKVLEQIKKYDLLISIHLETEKIKKNKYIDKCLLAKEKKLKWFSQKSEVNQLKRDIKLLKKINCKYHVGHLTTKKSVDLIRKYKKNLNITCEVTPNHLFLQSNDFKEDNGLYKINPPIRKEKDRLALIKGLQDGTIDCIATDHAPHHWDEKKISFKKANFGMIGLDFSFNLIYTELVKKNILSLKEVIKKMHTNPNKIFQLNQNEIKENHIANLVVWDLESSYVLNKENIKSKSKNTPFLNKELFAKNLLTIFEGEVKWKDD, from the coding sequence ATGAGCTTATTAATTAAAAATGCAAAGTTTTTTGAAAATGATAATTTAGTTGTAAAAGATATTTTAATAAAAAATAAAAAAATTATAAAAATTGAGAATAATATTAAACATGATAATAGTTTTGAAATGTATGATGCAAAAAATAATTTTGTAACTCCAGGATTAATTGATGTGCATGTTCACACAAGAGAACCTGGTTATGATTACAAAGAAGATTTAATTAGTGTTACAAATAGTGCTTTAAAAGGTGGAGTAACAACATTTTGTGCAATGGCAAATTTAAATCCTGTTCCAGATAATGTACAAAGTTATGAAAATATAAAAAAATTAATAAAAGAAAAAAGTTTTTTAAACATAAAACAAATGTGTGCAGTTACAAAAAATTTAAATACAAATGAGTTAGTTGATTTTGAAAAACTTTCATTAGCGGGTGCAAAATATTTTTCTAATGATGGTTATGGAATTCAAAATAAAAAAACTATGAAAAAAGTTTTAGAACAAATAAAAAAATATGATTTATTAATTTCAATTCATCTTGAAACAGAAAAAATAAAAAAAAATAAGTACATCGATAAATGTTTGTTAGCAAAAGAAAAAAAATTAAAATGATTTAGTCAAAAATCAGAAGTTAATCAATTAAAAAGAGATATAAAACTTTTAAAAAAAATTAATTGTAAGTATCATGTAGGACATTTAACTACAAAAAAATCTGTTGATTTAATTAGAAAGTATAAAAAAAACTTAAACATAACTTGTGAAGTCACACCTAATCATTTATTTTTACAATCAAATGATTTTAAAGAAGATAATGGTTTGTATAAAATTAATCCTCCAATTAGAAAAGAAAAAGATAGACTAGCTTTAATTAAAGGATTACAAGATGGAACAATTGATTGTATTGCAACAGATCACGCACCTCATCATTGAGATGAAAAAAAAATAAGTTTTAAAAAAGCAAATTTTGGAATGATTGGATTGGATTTTAGTTTTAATTTAATTTATACAGAGTTAGTTAAAAAAAATATTTTATCTTTAAAAGAAGTTATAAAAAAAATGCACACTAATCCAAACAAAATATTTCAGTTAAATCAAAATGAGATAAAAGAAAATCATATTGCAAACTTAGTAGTATGAGATTTAGAAAGTAGTTACGTTTTAAACAAAGAAAATATAAAATCTAAATCAAAAAACACACCATTTTTAAATAAAGAATTATTTGCAAAAAACTTATTAACAATTTTTGAAGGAGAAGTCAAATGAAAAGATGATTAG
- a CDS encoding dihydroorotate dehydrogenase, with protein MDTKLKTKVAQLFLKNPITIASGPFVHGEYLETFHDLDILGAITTKTVTFNPRKGNQSPRLVEIENGYINSVGLKNVGIKRFIEMKIPFIEEMNVPTIVSIAGESKEEYVRMVEMLNPIECVSAIEINVSCPNVQNKSIIFESDVEGFGDLLKSIRNVCKKPLFVKISNNNADVVTTAKICKEQNIDAVVLLNSPSGMSLNLNSGQSNLPRQYGGMSGKILKPVALKVVDQVSNAVDIPIIGVGGISNTDDVIEMLLAGASAVGIGSAIMWDPLAAYKMVINLEKDLQKYNYNSVEEIILKVKQTRQWYIESQKIK; from the coding sequence ATGGATACAAAATTAAAAACAAAAGTAGCACAATTATTCTTAAAAAACCCTATAACAATAGCTTCTGGACCATTTGTTCATGGAGAATATTTAGAAACTTTTCATGATTTAGATATTTTAGGAGCAATTACAACAAAAACTGTAACATTTAATCCAAGAAAAGGAAACCAAAGTCCTAGATTAGTTGAAATTGAAAACGGATATATTAATTCAGTTGGATTAAAAAATGTTGGTATTAAAAGATTTATTGAAATGAAAATACCTTTTATAGAAGAAATGAATGTTCCAACAATTGTAAGTATTGCAGGAGAATCAAAAGAAGAATATGTACGAATGGTAGAAATGCTAAATCCAATTGAATGTGTCAGTGCAATTGAAATAAATGTTTCATGTCCAAATGTACAAAATAAAAGTATTATTTTTGAATCTGATGTAGAAGGTTTTGGTGATTTACTAAAATCAATAAGAAATGTATGTAAAAAACCTTTATTTGTAAAAATATCTAATAATAATGCTGATGTTGTTACTACTGCAAAAATTTGTAAAGAACAAAATATTGATGCAGTTGTATTATTAAACTCTCCTTCGGGAATGAGTTTAAATCTAAATTCTGGTCAATCAAACTTGCCAAGACAATACGGGGGAATGAGTGGAAAAATTTTAAAACCAGTTGCTTTAAAAGTTGTTGATCAAGTTTCAAATGCAGTCGATATACCAATAATTGGAGTGGGAGGAATTTCAAATACTGATGATGTTATTGAAATGCTTTTAGCTGGAGCAAGTGCTGTAGGAATAGGAAGTGCAATAATGTGAGATCCATTAGCTGCATATAAAATGGTTATTAATCTAGAAAAAGACTTACAAAAATATAATTACAATTCAGTAGAAGAAATAATTTTAAAAGTTAAACAAACTAGACAGTGATATATTGAAAGTCAAAAAATTAAATAA
- the pyrE gene encoding orotate phosphoribosyltransferase: MQKTKITDLLIETNAISLNFDQKFKWASGIISPIYCDNRILLSFVKQREVIIDAFVENIKLNYPDVELIAGVATSGIGFAAMISQKMNLPMIYVRSQSKNHGKNSQIEGKFSKNQKVVVIEDLISTGQSVLNVCNALREESVEVLGVQAIFTYQLSKATNNFANENVELKTLANRQDLIESMKSSQNYSLENIDDLNLFFNSLG; encoded by the coding sequence ATGCAAAAAACTAAAATTACAGATTTATTAATCGAAACAAACGCTATATCACTAAACTTTGATCAAAAATTTAAATGAGCAAGTGGAATTATAAGTCCAATTTATTGTGATAATAGAATTTTATTAAGCTTTGTAAAGCAAAGAGAAGTAATAATTGATGCTTTTGTAGAAAATATTAAATTAAATTATCCAGATGTTGAATTAATTGCAGGAGTTGCAACTTCTGGTATTGGATTTGCAGCAATGATAAGTCAAAAAATGAATTTACCAATGATTTATGTCAGATCACAATCAAAAAATCACGGGAAAAACTCTCAAATAGAAGGAAAATTTAGTAAAAATCAAAAAGTAGTTGTTATTGAAGATTTAATTTCAACTGGACAAAGTGTTTTAAATGTATGTAACGCTTTAAGAGAAGAAAGTGTTGAAGTTTTAGGTGTTCAAGCAATATTTACTTATCAACTTTCAAAAGCTACAAATAATTTTGCAAATGAAAATGTTGAACTAAAAACTTTAGCAAATCGTCAAGATTTAATTGAAAGTATGAAATCAAGCCAAAATTATTCTTTAGAAAATATTGATGATTTAAATCTATTTTTTAATTCATTAGGTTAA
- the pyrF gene encoding orotidine-5'-phosphate decarboxylase — MQTKPIIALDFSNYKEVKNFLKNFKKEKLFVKIGMELFYKYGPSIVKKIQKQNHDVFIDLKLHDIPNTVYKATKNILALNPKIITVHASGGSEMLEYAYKAKKELNSDTKILAITCLTSIDKKILNDELKIELSIEQAALNLAKLANQNKIDGVVCSVFEVEKIKTNISKDFICLTPGIRNKVQSSDQKRVASVELARKSKSNYIVVGREITTAKEPYKTYLEIKGEWQNAKN; from the coding sequence ATGCAAACAAAACCAATAATTGCTTTAGATTTTTCAAACTATAAAGAAGTAAAAAACTTTTTAAAAAATTTTAAAAAAGAAAAACTATTTGTAAAAATCGGAATGGAATTATTTTATAAATATGGACCAAGTATTGTTAAAAAAATTCAAAAACAAAATCATGATGTTTTTATAGATTTAAAACTTCATGATATTCCAAATACAGTTTATAAAGCTACAAAAAATATTTTAGCTTTAAATCCTAAAATAATTACAGTTCATGCATCTGGTGGAAGTGAAATGTTAGAGTACGCTTATAAAGCAAAAAAAGAATTAAATAGTGATACAAAAATATTAGCTATAACTTGTTTGACTTCAATTGATAAAAAAATATTAAATGATGAGTTAAAAATTGAACTATCTATTGAACAAGCAGCGTTGAATTTAGCTAAACTAGCAAATCAAAATAAAATCGATGGTGTTGTATGTTCTGTATTTGAAGTAGAAAAAATAAAAACAAATATTTCTAAAGATTTTATTTGTTTAACACCAGGAATAAGAAATAAAGTTCAAAGTAGTGATCAAAAAAGAGTAGCAAGTGTTGAACTTGCTAGAAAATCAAAATCAAATTATATTGTTGTAGGAAGAGAAATTACTACAGCAAAAGAACCATATAAAACATATTTAGAAATAAAAGGGGAATGACAAAATGCAAAAAACTAA
- the carB gene encoding carbamoyl-phosphate synthase large subunit, with amino-acid sequence MAKRNDIKKILVIGSGPIVIGQAAEFDYSGTQACMSLKEEGFEVVLINSNPATIMTEKQIAHKIYIEPLTVEFVEKIIIKENPDAILPTLGGQTALNLVVEIEKTGILNKLNIEVLGTKLEAIKQAEDRELFKELMLELNEPVAPSKVVNSYQEALKVANEIGYPLIIRPSFTLGGGGGGICNNDEELKKIVLQGIQESPLKNVLLEKSLLGFKEIEYEVVRDASDNTIIVCNMENFDPVGVHTGDSIVFAPTQTLSDQDNQMLRNSSLKIIKALKIEGGCNIQFALDPNSFQYYVIEVNPRVSRSSALASKATGYPIAKISAKISVGLNLDEIINPVTKSTYAFFEPTLDYVVAKIPRWPFDKFLKADFRLTSQMKSTGEVMAIGRNIEEALLKAIRSLEIKKYHLESNEFTNFNTNELLKLIAIPNHNRLFILAELIKRNTSIEKINEITKIDLFFLQKLVNIIELENELKNNQNNLENLLEAKKKGFSDYIIAKLWNKTEEEIYNLRLKNNITPVFKMIDTCSGEFESSTPYFYSSYEIENESMAFDSKAVVVIGSGPIRIGQGIEFDYATVQCIKAIQEHGYKAIVINSNPETVSTDFSISDKLFFEPLTIEDVMNVINNEKPVGVILQFGGQTAINLAKQLDQKNVKILGTSLASLDAAESREKFENLLKKLDILQPMGKTVFDKESALKIAEKIGYPILLRPSYVLGGQAMHIVNNQSEFYSYIDNAIYESNNNGVLIDKYIQGKEYEIDLVSDGKEVYIPGIMEHIEKAGVHSGDSMAVYPPQYLSKEMEEKILTTSKKIALELKVVGIINIQFIIKDNDLFVIEVNPRSSRTVPFMSKITNVNLVNLATCVMFEKTLKDLEEKIKNKNPLNNIYIKAPVFSFLKLKEVDVDLGPEMKSTGEVMGWDKNYFKALYKAIEATGISISQHGNILFTIGDDKDNALELAKRFKNLGFKLYATKGTAKKFQDNNLEVSVVSKIEEKKVENNIITLLKSKEINIVINTKNKDQSKLYSQDDLIIRRTAIESQTPLFTSFDTVEAILEVLEYRNFSLNTI; translated from the coding sequence ATGGCAAAAAGAAATGATATTAAAAAAATATTAGTAATAGGGTCTGGACCAATTGTTATTGGACAAGCAGCAGAGTTTGATTATTCAGGAACACAAGCTTGTATGTCGTTAAAAGAAGAAGGATTTGAAGTTGTTTTGATTAATTCTAATCCAGCAACAATTATGACAGAAAAACAAATTGCACATAAAATTTATATTGAACCTTTAACAGTTGAATTTGTTGAAAAAATTATTATAAAAGAAAATCCTGATGCAATACTTCCTACACTTGGAGGACAAACTGCATTAAACTTGGTTGTTGAAATTGAAAAAACTGGAATACTAAACAAGTTAAATATTGAAGTATTAGGAACAAAACTTGAAGCGATTAAACAAGCAGAAGATAGAGAATTATTTAAAGAATTAATGTTAGAACTAAATGAACCAGTTGCACCAAGTAAAGTTGTTAACTCTTATCAAGAAGCTTTAAAAGTTGCAAACGAAATTGGTTATCCTTTAATTATTAGACCTTCATTTACACTTGGTGGAGGAGGTGGTGGAATTTGTAATAACGATGAAGAGCTTAAAAAAATTGTTCTTCAAGGTATTCAAGAATCTCCTTTAAAAAATGTTTTATTAGAAAAAAGTTTATTAGGTTTTAAAGAAATAGAATATGAAGTTGTAAGAGATGCAAGTGATAATACAATTATAGTTTGTAACATGGAAAATTTTGATCCTGTTGGAGTTCATACTGGTGACTCAATTGTTTTTGCACCAACTCAAACATTAAGTGACCAAGATAATCAAATGTTAAGAAATTCTTCTTTAAAAATAATTAAAGCTTTAAAAATTGAGGGTGGATGTAATATTCAATTTGCCTTAGATCCAAATTCATTTCAATATTATGTAATTGAAGTTAATCCAAGAGTAAGTAGATCTTCTGCTTTAGCAAGTAAAGCAACAGGTTATCCCATTGCAAAAATATCTGCAAAAATTTCAGTTGGATTAAATCTTGATGAAATAATTAATCCTGTAACTAAATCTACTTATGCTTTTTTTGAACCAACCTTAGATTATGTTGTTGCAAAAATTCCTAGATGACCATTTGATAAATTTTTAAAAGCTGATTTTAGATTAACTTCACAAATGAAATCAACTGGAGAAGTAATGGCTATTGGTAGAAATATTGAAGAAGCACTTTTAAAAGCAATAAGATCTTTAGAAATAAAAAAATATCATTTAGAGTCAAATGAATTTACAAACTTTAATACAAATGAATTATTAAAACTTATTGCAATTCCAAATCACAATCGATTATTTATTTTAGCAGAATTAATAAAAAGAAATACTTCAATAGAAAAAATTAATGAAATAACTAAAATTGATTTATTCTTTTTACAAAAATTAGTAAACATCATTGAATTAGAAAATGAACTTAAAAATAATCAAAATAATTTAGAAAATTTGTTAGAAGCCAAGAAAAAAGGTTTTTCAGATTATATTATTGCAAAACTTTGAAATAAAACAGAAGAGGAAATATATAATTTAAGATTAAAAAATAATATAACACCTGTTTTTAAAATGATTGATACTTGCTCAGGAGAGTTTGAATCTAGTACACCTTATTTTTATAGTAGCTATGAAATTGAAAATGAAAGTATGGCATTTGATAGTAAAGCAGTTGTAGTGATTGGATCTGGTCCAATTAGAATTGGACAAGGTATTGAATTTGATTATGCAACAGTACAATGTATAAAAGCAATTCAAGAACATGGTTATAAAGCGATTGTAATTAATTCAAATCCAGAAACTGTTTCTACTGACTTTTCAATTTCAGATAAATTATTTTTTGAACCTTTAACAATTGAAGATGTAATGAATGTAATAAATAATGAAAAACCTGTTGGAGTTATTTTACAATTTGGAGGACAAACAGCAATTAATTTAGCAAAACAACTTGACCAAAAAAATGTAAAAATTTTAGGAACTTCATTAGCAAGTTTAGATGCAGCAGAAAGTAGAGAAAAATTTGAAAACTTATTAAAAAAATTAGATATACTTCAACCAATGGGAAAAACAGTTTTTGATAAAGAAAGTGCTTTAAAAATTGCAGAAAAAATTGGTTATCCAATTTTGTTAAGACCAAGTTATGTGCTTGGAGGACAAGCTATGCATATTGTAAATAACCAAAGTGAGTTTTACTCTTATATAGATAATGCAATTTATGAAAGTAATAATAATGGAGTTTTAATTGATAAATATATTCAAGGAAAAGAATATGAAATTGATTTAGTTAGTGATGGAAAAGAAGTTTATATTCCTGGAATTATGGAACATATTGAAAAAGCAGGAGTTCACTCTGGAGACTCTATGGCAGTTTATCCTCCTCAATATCTGTCAAAAGAAATGGAAGAAAAAATACTAACTACTTCAAAAAAAATTGCTTTAGAATTAAAAGTTGTAGGAATTATTAATATTCAATTTATTATTAAAGATAATGATTTATTTGTAATCGAAGTTAACCCTAGATCTAGTCGTACAGTTCCGTTTATGAGTAAAATTACAAATGTTAATTTAGTTAATTTAGCAACTTGTGTAATGTTTGAAAAAACTTTAAAAGATTTAGAAGAAAAAATTAAAAATAAAAATCCTTTAAATAATATTTATATTAAAGCTCCAGTGTTTTCATTTTTAAAACTAAAAGAAGTTGATGTTGACTTAGGACCAGAAATGAAATCAACAGGTGAAGTAATGGGTTGAGATAAAAATTATTTTAAAGCATTATATAAAGCAATTGAAGCAACAGGAATATCAATATCACAACACGGAAATATTTTATTTACAATTGGTGATGATAAAGATAATGCACTTGAACTTGCAAAAAGATTTAAAAACTTAGGATTTAAACTTTATGCTACAAAAGGAACTGCTAAAAAATTTCAAGATAATAATTTGGAAGTAAGTGTTGTTAGTAAAATTGAAGAAAAAAAAGTTGAAAATAATATCATAACTTTATTAAAATCAAAAGAAATAAACATAGTAATTAATACAAAAAATAAAGATCAATCAAAACTTTATAGTCAAGATGATTTAATTATTAGAAGAACTGCAATTGAATCTCAAACTCCATTGTTTACTTCTTTTGATACAGTTGAAGCTATCTTAGAAGTTTTAGAATATAGAAACTTTTCATTAAATACAATATAA
- a CDS encoding AEC family transporter codes for MIFSNVSDALVSTLKSWGLWSAIVASIIIIFLGYFLAYKKIFKQEWEIVMIKIVLVVGIPALALKGFLSNTSVEDVKSELVTLLIGFLFHAVMTFVGKYMFYKYDKDIRDTLTMSVTLASTTFMGIPILISIYSDSINSTNMFNISYRVFLYGVAFIIMSKSNIDKTIKKAKKEYSNEEIIEAKKLRKQILKNIFVNPIVIATLIGFFIWITQLIPGINCLSINGETKKFSPLRFDLLFPPFNTILITLQALCTPLAWLAIGMTMNRGNLKEAIKDKTIWYASFIKIFVAPLLVLILTFGFAAIGYYSSWFSVKKVALASMVIMIATPPASVIVAYSISYNKAPMIASNLTTLSTFFAIFAIPIWVIIVTAIGSMDMFV; via the coding sequence ATGATTTTTTCAAACGTTTCTGATGCATTAGTTAGCACTTTAAAATCATGAGGGTTATGATCTGCAATAGTTGCATCAATTATAATAATATTTTTAGGATATTTTTTGGCATATAAAAAAATATTTAAACAAGAATGAGAAATAGTAATGATAAAAATAGTCTTAGTTGTTGGGATTCCAGCGCTTGCATTGAAAGGATTTTTATCTAATACCTCTGTTGAAGATGTAAAATCAGAACTAGTTACATTATTAATAGGATTTTTATTCCATGCAGTTATGACCTTTGTTGGAAAGTATATGTTTTATAAATATGATAAAGACATAAGAGATACTTTAACAATGAGTGTAACACTTGCATCAACTACTTTTATGGGAATACCAATTTTAATATCTATTTATTCAGATAGTATTAATTCAACTAATATGTTCAATATTTCTTATCGTGTCTTTTTGTATGGTGTTGCTTTTATAATTATGAGCAAAAGTAATATTGATAAAACTATTAAGAAAGCTAAAAAAGAATATAGCAATGAAGAAATTATTGAAGCAAAAAAATTAAGAAAACAAATCTTAAAAAATATTTTTGTAAACCCAATCGTAATTGCGACTCTAATCGGATTTTTTATATGAATAACACAATTAATTCCTGGAATTAATTGTTTAAGTATTAATGGTGAAACAAAAAAATTCTCTCCATTAAGATTTGACCTTTTATTTCCTCCATTTAATACAATTTTAATTACTTTACAAGCTTTATGTACTCCATTAGCATGATTAGCGATTGGTATGACAATGAATCGTGGTAATTTAAAAGAGGCTATAAAAGATAAAACAATATGATACGCATCATTTATCAAAATTTTTGTAGCACCATTACTTGTTTTAATATTAACATTTGGATTTGCAGCGATTGGTTATTATTCAAGTTGATTTAGTGTTAAAAAAGTAGCATTAGCATCAATGGTAATAATGATAGCAACTCCTCCAGCAAGTGTAATTGTTGCATATTCAATTTCTTATAATAAAGCACCAATGATTGCAAGTAACTTAACTACTTTATCAACTTTCTTTGCTATTTTTGCAATACCAATTTGAGTTATTATTGTTACTGCAATTGGTTCAATGGATATGTTTGTTTAA
- a CDS encoding carbamoyl phosphate synthase small subunit → MKRWLVLSDNTILEGKQLGANNDVIAELVFSTAMTGYQESITDQSFNNQIITFTYPLIGNYGVNLEDNESLTPKCNGVVVKEFAKQGSNFRNNLSLDEFLKLKNITGICDIDTRMLTKKIRQHGVMEAAIVCNKKDLQIYIQKIKDYNIPSNSVEQVSTKNKYYIYGGKWNILLIDYGLKISITKELLKRNCNIIVAPYNISSKEILEMNVDGVLLSNGPGDPEVLTEQIQVIKEIMGKVPIFGICLGHQLLALANDFKTKKMKFGHRGINHPVKDLINNKSCITSQNHGYVVDENTVDLKKAIITHRSLNDNDIEGLKYQSLNAFSVQFHPDSCPGTSDSFYLFDNFIKIVKKGTQD, encoded by the coding sequence ATGAAAAGATGATTAGTATTATCTGATAATACAATTTTAGAAGGAAAACAACTTGGTGCTAATAATGATGTAATTGCAGAATTAGTATTTTCAACAGCTATGACAGGTTATCAAGAATCAATTACAGATCAAAGTTTTAATAATCAAATAATAACTTTTACATATCCATTAATTGGAAATTATGGAGTCAATTTAGAAGATAATGAATCTTTAACTCCAAAGTGTAACGGAGTTGTTGTAAAAGAATTCGCAAAACAAGGATCTAACTTTAGAAATAATCTTTCATTAGATGAATTTTTAAAATTAAAAAACATCACAGGAATTTGTGATATAGATACAAGAATGTTAACAAAAAAAATAAGACAACATGGAGTTATGGAAGCTGCAATTGTTTGTAACAAAAAAGATTTACAAATTTATATACAAAAAATAAAAGATTATAATATTCCTTCAAATAGTGTCGAACAAGTTTCAACAAAAAATAAATATTATATTTATGGAGGAAAGTGAAATATTTTATTAATTGATTATGGTTTAAAAATTTCAATAACAAAAGAATTACTTAAAAGAAATTGTAATATAATCGTTGCTCCTTATAATATTTCTTCAAAAGAGATTTTAGAAATGAATGTTGATGGAGTTTTATTAAGTAATGGTCCTGGTGATCCTGAAGTTTTAACAGAACAAATACAAGTCATTAAAGAAATTATGGGAAAAGTTCCAATTTTTGGAATTTGTTTAGGTCACCAACTATTAGCTTTAGCAAATGATTTTAAAACTAAAAAAATGAAATTTGGGCATAGAGGTATTAATCATCCTGTGAAAGATTTAATAAACAATAAATCTTGTATAACTTCTCAAAATCATGGATATGTTGTTGATGAAAATACAGTTGATCTAAAAAAAGCAATCATTACTCACAGAAGTTTAAACGACAATGATATTGAAGGATTAAAATATCAAAGTTTAAATGCATTCTCAGTTCAGTTTCATCCTGATTCATGTCCTGGTACAAGTGATTCATTCTATTTATTTGATAATTTTATAAAAATAGTAAAGAAAGGAACACAAGATTAA